A genome region from Chlorobaculum tepidum TLS includes the following:
- a CDS encoding acyl-CoA thioesterase, producing the protein MNQQTYAFTLEMEVRDYECDMQGIVNNSVYQNYLEHARHVYLKTVGIDFKEFTERGINLVVVRAELDYKLPLQSGDRFRVGLNMVRQSPLRFAFYQDILRLPDMKPAVKARIIGTALNGRGRPEIPAELEALMQPGE; encoded by the coding sequence ATGAATCAGCAAACCTACGCCTTCACGCTTGAAATGGAGGTGCGCGACTACGAGTGCGACATGCAGGGCATCGTTAACAACAGTGTCTATCAGAACTATCTCGAACACGCGCGGCACGTTTATCTCAAAACGGTTGGCATCGATTTCAAGGAGTTCACCGAGCGGGGCATCAACCTCGTGGTTGTCCGCGCCGAGTTGGACTACAAGTTGCCCCTGCAAAGCGGCGACCGCTTCAGGGTCGGCCTGAACATGGTGCGCCAGTCACCGCTGCGATTCGCTTTTTACCAGGACATCCTGCGCCTGCCGGACATGAAGCCCGCAGTCAAAGCCAGAATCATCGGCACCGCCCTCAACGGCCGAGGCCGCCCGGAAATTCCGGCAGAACTCGAAGCGCTAATGCAGCCGGGCGAGTGA
- a CDS encoding electron transfer flavoprotein subunit alpha/FixB family protein produces the protein MKLLLVGEVRDGRVTAETAELFGFAACFSAEVSMVLAGSTDDLPSFEGKLYRADGVNAFDLACHKRLVLAAVEREQPDAVVFLHSSHGWELAPRVAFAMQSAQVSGVVGLDDGGYVVESCNGKMRRTVKPLTDRVVLTLQLGAFDAPAMAGIPEVTALDVEPDSTIEFLDCVQPERGIDLTRAGVIVSAGRGVGSAERVELVRALADALGGEVGASRPVVDAGWLERARQVGSSGQSVSPALYVACGISGAIQHLAGMKGSGFVLAINTDRDTPITSVADVLAVADVAEFLSALTAAIRARR, from the coding sequence ATGAAGCTGCTGCTTGTTGGCGAAGTTCGCGACGGTCGCGTCACCGCCGAAACCGCCGAGTTGTTCGGATTCGCAGCTTGTTTTTCTGCGGAGGTTTCGATGGTGCTGGCTGGATCGACTGACGATTTGCCCTCATTCGAGGGAAAGCTCTATCGCGCGGATGGCGTGAACGCGTTCGATCTTGCCTGTCACAAACGGCTTGTGCTGGCCGCCGTCGAGCGTGAGCAGCCGGACGCCGTGGTGTTTCTGCACTCCTCGCATGGCTGGGAACTCGCGCCGCGCGTGGCGTTTGCGATGCAGTCGGCTCAGGTGTCCGGGGTTGTGGGACTCGACGACGGCGGCTACGTGGTCGAAAGCTGCAACGGCAAGATGCGCCGCACCGTCAAGCCGCTGACCGACCGCGTTGTGCTGACGCTTCAGCTGGGCGCGTTCGATGCTCCGGCGATGGCGGGGATTCCCGAAGTGACCGCTCTCGATGTCGAACCGGATTCGACCATCGAGTTTCTCGATTGCGTCCAGCCTGAGCGGGGTATCGATCTGACTCGCGCAGGGGTGATTGTCAGTGCCGGGCGCGGCGTCGGGAGCGCGGAGCGCGTCGAGCTGGTGCGGGCGCTCGCCGATGCGCTCGGCGGCGAAGTCGGCGCGAGCCGCCCGGTGGTCGATGCCGGATGGCTCGAACGGGCGCGGCAGGTGGGGTCGAGCGGCCAGAGCGTTTCGCCCGCGCTCTACGTGGCGTGCGGCATCTCCGGTGCGATCCAGCATCTTGCCGGAATGAAAGGCTCCGGCTTTGTGCTCGCCATCAACACCGACCGCGACACGCCCATCACGAGCGTGGCCGACGTGCTCGCCGTCGCCGACGTGGCCGAGTTCCTGTCCGCCCTGACGGCGGCGATTCGGGCGAGGCGGTGA
- a CDS encoding electron transfer flavoprotein subunit beta/FixA family protein, which produces MNILVCVKQVPDMEGHFISNSSGSWFDEAGLAWRMNEYDTFAVEEAIRLKEQLGGEARVTVLSVGPARVVETIRKALSTGCDDGVHIVDPEAPERDPWQIASMIAGFAVGRGFDLIFTGMQSEDRGSAQVGVLVAERLGIASVTGITAFEWQDGAMTVERELEGGRRCRLRLKAPALMTCQLGLNSPRYPTLPNIMKSKRTMLTVLSPESVGLESPKVLSCNFRPHEPNGAGVILEGDAGAMAARVLEILEAKGLVSGKGGAR; this is translated from the coding sequence ATGAACATACTTGTCTGTGTAAAGCAGGTCCCGGATATGGAGGGGCATTTCATTTCGAATTCATCCGGCAGCTGGTTCGATGAGGCCGGACTTGCCTGGCGGATGAACGAGTATGACACCTTTGCGGTTGAAGAGGCCATTCGGCTTAAGGAGCAGCTTGGCGGCGAAGCGCGGGTGACGGTGCTCTCCGTCGGCCCGGCGCGGGTGGTCGAAACGATTCGCAAGGCGCTCTCGACGGGATGCGACGACGGCGTGCACATCGTCGACCCGGAAGCGCCCGAGCGCGATCCGTGGCAGATCGCCTCGATGATCGCCGGATTTGCCGTCGGGCGCGGGTTCGACCTCATTTTTACCGGTATGCAGTCCGAAGACCGAGGCTCCGCGCAGGTCGGCGTGCTGGTGGCCGAACGGCTTGGCATCGCCTCCGTGACGGGTATCACGGCGTTCGAGTGGCAGGATGGCGCGATGACGGTCGAGCGCGAACTCGAAGGCGGACGCAGGTGCAGGCTCCGCCTGAAAGCTCCGGCGCTCATGACCTGCCAGCTCGGTCTCAACTCGCCGCGCTATCCTACCCTGCCGAACATCATGAAATCAAAACGCACAATGCTCACCGTTCTGTCTCCGGAATCGGTCGGACTTGAATCGCCGAAAGTATTGTCCTGCAATTTCCGCCCCCATGAACCCAACGGTGCGGGTGTGATTCTCGAGGGCGACGCCGGGGCGATGGCTGCTCGGGTGCTTGAAATTCTCGAAGCTAAAGGGCTCGTTTCCGGCAAAGGAGGTGCGCGATGA
- a CDS encoding outer membrane protein — translation MKKMIFPLLVAGVCSAPSLAQAAESPYVSLSGGLGLLNNSTVNGNNDAIKYKTGYLINGAVGLKNQDVRVEAEIGYHRNSVDSSDYADPRGAHVSMWTFMANGYYDIPMKDSVVSPYVMGGLGVADASISGGNMSGSPSSTEFAWQLGAGVGIKAAKNTTFDLGYRYLSPSDAKFDGAKVSLASSNILAGIRYSF, via the coding sequence ATGAAAAAAATGATTTTCCCCCTGCTGGTGGCAGGAGTATGCAGCGCGCCGTCATTGGCACAGGCAGCGGAGAGTCCCTACGTCAGCCTTTCAGGCGGCCTCGGATTGCTGAACAACTCGACAGTCAATGGAAATAACGATGCGATCAAGTACAAAACCGGCTACCTGATCAACGGCGCTGTCGGTTTGAAAAATCAGGATGTGCGCGTGGAGGCTGAGATTGGCTACCACCGGAACAGTGTCGATTCTTCCGACTATGCCGATCCTCGTGGAGCCCATGTGTCCATGTGGACCTTCATGGCCAACGGCTATTACGACATTCCGATGAAGGACTCCGTCGTATCGCCCTATGTCATGGGTGGGCTTGGAGTTGCCGATGCATCGATCAGCGGCGGCAACATGTCCGGTTCACCTAGCAGCACCGAATTCGCCTGGCAGCTTGGCGCTGGCGTCGGCATCAAGGCGGCCAAGAACACAACGTTTGACCTGGGGTATCGCTACCTCTCGCCATCCGATGCAAAATTTGACGGAGCCAAGGTGTCGCTTGCCAGCAGCAATATCCTTGCTGGTATCAGGTACAGCTTCTGA
- a CDS encoding M24 family metallopeptidase, translated as MMTRIEIGERIRRLQARLAESGMQAALLLMPVDIFYFTGTRQNSALWVPAEGKPVLLVRKSLVRAKAEGLIDDIRPFPSSKELSALLGREGDKVGMTFDAVPMAQHAWYSKVLPGRTFADVTMIVRELRSVKSSAEIEMLRHSAEMLVSIFFEVPTFLKTGMREVDLAAEVEYRLRRIGHEGYVRMRAFNQELFGGMVVSGGAASYGFFDGAVTGKGLSSASPQGASLDAIRENEPVLVDFAGVFNGYIIDMTRMFVIGRLDPELQRAFDVSLEIQEAVRRAMVPGAIGEEIYKQAAAMAEAAGLGCNFMGMPGEQSRFVGHGVGLELDELPLLAQGFGMPLQAGQVVAVEPKFVIPGKGAIGIENTFVVTEHGGERLTGLSDEVVEL; from the coding sequence ATGATGACACGCATTGAAATCGGCGAGCGTATCAGGCGCCTGCAAGCGCGTCTTGCTGAAAGCGGGATGCAGGCAGCGCTTTTGCTGATGCCCGTCGATATTTTCTACTTCACCGGTACGCGCCAGAACTCGGCGCTCTGGGTTCCCGCCGAGGGTAAGCCGGTGCTGCTCGTGCGCAAAAGCCTCGTTCGAGCAAAAGCTGAAGGGCTGATCGACGACATTCGCCCCTTTCCGTCGAGCAAGGAGCTTTCGGCGCTACTCGGCCGCGAAGGCGACAAGGTTGGCATGACCTTCGACGCCGTGCCGATGGCGCAGCACGCCTGGTACTCGAAGGTGTTGCCGGGGCGTACTTTCGCCGACGTCACCATGATTGTGCGCGAGCTGCGCTCGGTCAAGTCATCTGCCGAAATTGAGATGCTCCGCCACAGCGCCGAGATGCTGGTCTCGATTTTCTTTGAAGTGCCGACTTTCCTGAAAACGGGGATGCGTGAGGTTGATCTCGCCGCCGAAGTGGAGTACCGGTTGCGCAGGATCGGCCACGAGGGGTACGTGCGGATGCGGGCGTTTAACCAGGAGCTCTTCGGCGGCATGGTGGTGTCGGGCGGCGCGGCGAGCTACGGCTTTTTCGATGGGGCTGTCACCGGCAAAGGTCTTTCGAGCGCCTCGCCACAAGGAGCGTCTCTCGATGCAATTCGAGAGAACGAGCCGGTGCTGGTCGATTTTGCCGGAGTTTTTAACGGTTACATTATTGATATGACCCGCATGTTTGTCATCGGCAGGCTCGACCCTGAATTGCAGCGGGCATTCGATGTTTCGCTTGAAATCCAGGAGGCGGTGCGTCGGGCGATGGTGCCGGGAGCGATCGGCGAGGAGATTTACAAGCAGGCCGCCGCGATGGCCGAAGCGGCAGGTCTCGGTTGTAACTTCATGGGAATGCCGGGCGAGCAGTCGCGCTTCGTTGGCCACGGTGTTGGCCTCGAGCTCGACGAACTGCCGCTGCTCGCGCAAGGTTTTGGCATGCCGTTGCAGGCAGGCCAGGTGGTGGCCGTCGAGCCGAAATTCGTCATTCCCGGCAAAGGAGCGATCGGCATCGAGAACACCTTCGTGGTCACGGAACATGGCGGTGAACGGCTGACCGGATTATCCGACGAAGTTGTCGAGCTTTGA
- a CDS encoding (Fe-S)-binding protein: protein MGTTREIFWNIGHGTIVVMYLLALVAVGLLAEGFRRRRDIWRRGKPLGRTDNLALRFSRFLAETVSQRKVAKVAEGGVPHAMLFWAFLLLFAGTLLVMVQADFLTPFFRFSLLSGDFYRVYSLVLDLAGLLALLALGVLAARRYVIRPPGLESTPADARIHLLLFSILLTGFIVEGVRISATELRDNPALALWSPVGYLFATLFSGMSVHAQRSVHQALWWLHLLLGLGFVAIIPWTKLRHIATTSGNSFFEPHEPKGTLAPLDLEDESVERFGASVVGDLSWKDLFDADACTLCGRCQQRCPAYLTGKPLSPMKVINDIGAVAGTENDKSLIDTVSRDALWSCTTCGACEETCPASIEHVGKIIEMRRSLVLMEGEFPGDEARRACDAIEINGNPFGLSHLSRGEWAKGLPVSAADGKIETDILYFTGCYASFDPRNRRVAESFIKICEAAGVSVAMLGKAERCCGEPARKLGNEYLYRMVAGSNIAAIRAAKVKRIVTACPHCFNTLVRDYRELGLDVPVEHHSTFIRRLVGEGRLKLHQESFSATYHDSCYLARYQDIIEAPRLVLEAAGGRLTEMEWSGSETFCCGAGGGRILAEEKLGMPIVDERLRMAKMAGASTVATACPFCLSMFEDGLKREPAESRLDVLDLAEIVARRIERH from the coding sequence ATGGGGACAACTCGCGAGATTTTTTGGAATATCGGTCATGGAACAATCGTTGTCATGTACCTGCTGGCGCTGGTCGCGGTTGGGTTGCTGGCGGAAGGATTCCGGCGGCGGCGCGACATCTGGCGACGCGGAAAACCTCTCGGCCGCACCGATAATCTGGCCCTGCGGTTTTCTCGCTTTCTTGCTGAAACTGTCAGCCAGAGGAAGGTCGCCAAGGTAGCGGAGGGTGGTGTGCCGCACGCGATGCTGTTCTGGGCGTTCCTGCTGCTTTTCGCCGGGACGTTGCTGGTGATGGTGCAGGCCGATTTCCTGACTCCCTTTTTCCGCTTCAGTCTGCTTTCGGGCGACTTCTACCGGGTCTACTCCCTTGTGCTCGATCTCGCCGGTCTGCTTGCATTGTTGGCGCTTGGTGTGCTGGCGGCGAGGCGTTACGTCATCCGTCCACCGGGGCTTGAGAGCACCCCTGCCGACGCACGCATTCATCTGCTGCTCTTCAGCATCCTCTTGACGGGCTTCATCGTCGAAGGGGTCCGTATCTCAGCAACCGAACTGCGCGACAATCCCGCTCTTGCACTCTGGTCTCCGGTTGGTTACCTCTTTGCCACGCTGTTTTCCGGCATGAGCGTCCATGCGCAGCGGTCTGTGCATCAGGCGTTGTGGTGGTTGCACCTGCTGCTCGGGCTTGGTTTCGTTGCCATCATTCCGTGGACGAAGCTGCGCCACATTGCCACCACTAGCGGCAACAGCTTTTTCGAGCCGCACGAGCCGAAAGGCACGCTTGCCCCGCTCGATCTCGAAGACGAGAGCGTTGAGCGGTTCGGGGCGTCGGTGGTTGGCGACCTGAGCTGGAAAGACCTCTTCGACGCCGACGCCTGCACCTTGTGTGGACGCTGCCAGCAGCGCTGCCCTGCGTACCTCACCGGCAAGCCGCTTTCGCCGATGAAGGTGATCAACGATATCGGGGCGGTAGCTGGAACGGAAAACGACAAGTCGCTGATCGACACGGTTTCACGTGACGCTCTCTGGTCGTGCACCACCTGCGGTGCGTGCGAGGAGACCTGCCCGGCGAGCATCGAGCATGTCGGCAAGATCATCGAGATGCGCCGCAGCCTCGTGCTAATGGAGGGCGAGTTCCCCGGCGACGAGGCCCGCCGCGCCTGCGACGCCATCGAAATCAACGGCAATCCGTTCGGCCTTTCCCACTTGTCGCGAGGCGAATGGGCCAAGGGCCTGCCGGTCAGTGCCGCCGATGGCAAAATCGAAACGGATATTCTCTACTTCACCGGTTGCTACGCATCGTTCGATCCGCGCAATCGCAGGGTTGCCGAAAGCTTCATCAAAATTTGCGAGGCGGCGGGTGTCAGCGTCGCGATGCTCGGCAAGGCGGAGCGGTGCTGTGGCGAACCGGCGAGGAAGCTCGGCAACGAGTACCTCTACCGGATGGTCGCCGGGAGCAACATCGCCGCCATCCGTGCGGCCAAAGTGAAGCGCATCGTTACAGCCTGCCCGCACTGTTTCAACACGTTGGTGCGAGATTACCGTGAACTCGGGCTGGATGTGCCGGTCGAACACCATTCAACCTTCATCCGGCGGCTCGTCGGCGAGGGGCGTCTCAAACTGCATCAGGAGTCCTTCAGCGCCACCTATCACGACTCCTGCTATCTTGCCCGGTACCAGGATATTATCGAAGCGCCTCGTCTTGTGCTTGAAGCCGCAGGCGGCAGACTGACCGAAATGGAGTGGTCGGGCAGCGAAACCTTCTGCTGCGGCGCAGGCGGCGGGCGCATTCTTGCCGAGGAGAAGCTGGGCATGCCGATTGTTGATGAGCGCTTGCGGATGGCAAAGATGGCCGGTGCATCGACGGTGGCGACCGCCTGCCCCTTCTGCCTGAGCATGTTTGAAGACGGTCTGAAACGCGAACCCGCCGAATCCCGGCTTGACGTGCTCGATCTTGCGGAGATTGTCGCCCGGAGGATCGAACGGCATTGA